One stretch of Toxoplasma gondii ME49 chromosome XI, whole genome shotgun sequence DNA includes these proteins:
- a CDS encoding tetratricopeptide repeat-containing protein (encoded by transcript TGME49_312380) yields the protein MESGAAAVARGPPIADPEEVDEGKRKYTQATQEKEEGNQLFTKGQVQEAIDIWRHALKLCYELSVSGTAPDAAAMGKLQVALESNIAAGLLKEGFYSRCIDHCEHVLQVDADNEKALLRMAKAHSELQEYSKAEQTLRRLLELRPDNQEASRLYRQIREARVEHKKQQKTLFKSMLGKGENGHALAVSPPKAQEEADASRDSPTPWMWSVEFHPMDRDPTVWKAPHSIESLTEECNFPLTRGLPLSILAALQAADKVRQTAVGDAKKNASRRLAGGEQDASATGTVCASAAGQAGHHDPAEDLWSWRSIRKEVLCVHLIGSTSAHEMGCKFTVLMERWPNVKTLILVFIGFLGPHGKLENTLERGKLQPPAVVKTEDGREQLAVPFKGTYEEFVQAVPGVLTHEECTFFPDFAVLSTPLFARDLDSWKPALKLLLDANVLSIVTVSGPVTDQPGAELKEEEEVVRHQGGRIVVPTSRNEFPIIFRVPGEAVKKREELGADGDKTEFIGNEFLTSGDTAQASRHSAVVGAKHAAFFVFRGRDK from the exons ATGGAGTCCGGCGCAGCTGCGGTGGCCCGGGGGCCGCCGATCGCCGATCCAGAGGAAGTTGAcgaaggaaagcgaaagTACACACAAGCGAcgcaagaaaaggaagaaggaaaccagCTTTTTACAAAG GGACAAGTCCAGGAAGCAATTGACATATGGCGTCATGCACTGAAACTGTGCTACGAGCTCTCTGTATCCG GAACAGCTCCCGACGCTGCTGCCATGGGGAAGCTGCAGGTGGCGCTGGAGAGCAACATCGCTGCTGGTCTTCTCAAGGAAGGCTTCTACTCGAGGTGCATCGATCACTGCGAGCATGTTCTTCAAGTCGATGCCGACAATGAAAAGGCGCTTCTTCGGATGGCCAAGGCACACTCCGAACTTCAG GAATACTCAAAGGCCGAGCAGACGCTTCGGCGGTTGCTGGAGTTGCGTCCAGATAACCAGGAGGCGAGCCGCTTGTACCGACAGATACGCGAAGCGCGGGTGGAGCacaagaagcagcagaagacacTGTTCAAAAGCATGCTGGGGAAGGGGGAGAACGGGCATGCTCTcgcagtgtctcctccgAAAGCCCAGGAGGAAGCCGACGCTTCCAGAGATTCGCCAACCCCCTGGATGTGGTCCGTCGAGTTTCACCCTATGGACAGAGACCCGACTGTCTGGAAGGCTCCGCATTCGATTGAGAGCCTGACAGAAGAGTGCAACTTTCCGCTCACTCGTGGGCTTCCGTTGAGCATTCTTGCGGCGCTGCAAGCGGCAGACAAAGTCCGACAAACGGCGGTTGGAGACgccaagaaaaacgcgtccAGGCGTTTGGCAGGAGGCGAACAAGACGCGTCCGCGACGGGGACTGTGTGTGCGTCGGCGGCAGGGCAGGCAGGGCACCACGACCCAGCAGAGGACTTGTGGAGCTGGAGATCGATAAGAAAGGAGGTTCTCTGTGTGCATTTGATCGGCTCCACCAGCGCCCACGAAATGGGCTGCAAGTTCACTGTTCTCATGGAACGATGGCCAAACGTGAAAACTCTCATTCTGGTGTTCATTGGATTTCTGGGGCCTCATGGAAAACTCGAAA ATACCCTGGAGCGAGGGAAACTTCAACCCCCCGCCGTGgtgaagacagaagacggtCGAGAGCAACTTGCGGTCCCCTTCAAGGGAACGTACGAAGAATTTGTGCAG GCCGTTCCTGGAGTCCTGACCCATGAGGAGTGCACCTTCTTCCCCGACTTCGCTGTCCTAAGCACACCGCTGTTTGCCCGAGATCTGGACTCCTGGAAACCTGCTTTGAAGCTTCTTCTTGACGCGAATGTG CTCTCGATTGTGACAGTTAGCGGGCCTGTCACGGACCAACCTGGAGCAGAGCtcaaggaggaagaagaagttgTGCGACACCAGGGAGGGCGGATAGTTGTGCCGACGTCAAGAAACGAATTTCCGATTATTTTCCGAGTCCCCGGCGAAGCTGTGAAGAAACGTGAGGAGCTCGGCGCAGATGGCGACAAAACAGAGTTCATCGGAAACGAGTTCCTCACATCTGGAGACACAGCCCAGGCATCTCGACACTCGGCGGTCGTTGGCGCAAAACATGCAG CCTTCTTCGTGTTCCGCGGACGAGACAAGTAA
- a CDS encoding hypothetical protein (encoded by transcript TGME49_312430~Predicted trans-membrane domain (TMHMM2.0):339-362:411-434:465-488:500-523:526-549): MLRLRPVLRLPRAPRLSGIKSNSREGSSRSQFLSVSATGDCAPPLIFPASQATSLTPASSFFCFSCPSPPRSLSARTSVSSSSAPSTGDPSSSFPLLSRLPTVSPSSALRTPPLNRRRPPAIRSQARTPLPSCRGSSPLASFSPSDVSAPRLFSSSSLASPSFSPLSLPSRCFFSLRSVFGEQAAPQPRQQGETVSHVQSGLDSKVDKATPQTLSGATSSGPEAEDGASSEASSSSGGGNASSTSSDTLSGGSRSSSISGTAVPVDAANVEKGADGGEQVDPGSLFVEPPEFTGPSDGSYAAVLYERIKDHTDSWLSNGSAVNCASDWLLLAKDSLGLPWAMALPIIGCSLRLLTLPFAIAAERDIRLRGLHGAEFMELNKMLKEKQKVGLGSPEFLKEREKVKKFIDAHNLSVFPMSSVQMLFIGLTISLFSYALRNMAVRVDEFPAFIAEHPGWFETLALPDPTLATTFLTIFGGLSILIAGWMVSDKLKKFSPIKTTGPLSPATARILPSVFIVAYATFMGTAFPGGLVLLLLPAAFLQIILARVFRLRSVTRALNFVPDSAKPLHAVHADILRQRVPELVKEWEKLAAAKNISPRKMGKGIVALWKEKCMDPKFQSLLKNSKQQRDFRGREGGAARPSTMLRPNAGFQRDYF; encoded by the exons ATGCTTCGACTTCGGCCCGTTTTACGGCTCCCGAGAGCGCCACGGCTCTCCGGGATAAAAAGCAATTCTCGTGAAGGATCTTCCAGATCTCAGTTTCTTTCCGTGTCAGCCACAGGAGACTGCGCTCCCCCTCTCATCTTCCCTGCCTCCCAGGCGACGTCTCTAACTCctgcctcctctttcttctgcttcagttgtccctcccctccccgttctctctcagctcgtacctccgtctcttcttcttctgcacccTCAACAGGCGACCCCTCATCGTCATTCCCTCTGTTGTCTCGCCTGCCGACTGTCTCCCCGTCCTCAGCGCTGCGAACGCCACCTCTAAACCGAAGACGTCCACCCGCAATTCGTTCACAGGCACGGActccgcttccttcttgtAGGGGCTCGTCTCcgctcgcttccttctctccgtccgaCGTCTCTGCTCCacggctcttctcttcctcgtccctagcttccccgtctttctcccctctctctctgccctcccgatgtttcttctccctcagaAGTGTGTTCGGCGAGCAGGCGGCACCGCAGCCTCGGcagcagggagagacagtGTCTCACGTTCAGTCAGGCCTCGActccaaggtggacaaggCAACGCCTCAAACCCTGTCAGGAGCTACCAGTTCCGGTCCTGAAGCGGAAGATGGCGCTTCTTCAGAAGCGTCATCTTCCTCCGGTGGGGGCAACGCCTCCAGTACCTCTTCCGATACGTTGTCTGGTggttctcgttcttcctccatTTCTGGAACTGCCGTTCCGGTGGATGCGGCAAACGTTGAAAAAGGCGCAGATGGTGGAGAGCAAGTCGATCCAGGATCTCTCTTTGTTGAACCTCCAGAATTCACAGGACCCTCTGACGGGTCGTATGCGGCCGTGCTCTACGAGCGCATTAAAGATCAC ACTGACTCGTGGCTCTCCAACGGCTCCGCTGTCAACTGCGCCTCTGACTGGCTGCTCCTCGCCAAAGACTCCCTGGGTTTGCCTTG ggcAATGGCGTTGCCTATTATAGGTTGCTCCTTACGACTCCTTACGCTTCCCTTCGCTATCGCCGCT GAACGAGATATTCGACTGAGGGGTTTGCACGGCGCAGAGTTCATGGAGCTGAACAAGATGCtaaaggagaagcagaaagttGGG CTGGGGTCCCCGGAGTTTCTaaaggaacgcgagaaggtgaagaagttCATCGACGCGCACAACCTTTCCGTTTTCCCCATGTCGTCCGTACAAATGCTATTCATTGGTCTTACCATCAGTCTTTTCTCCTATGCACTTCG GAACATGGCTGTTCGCGTTGACGAGTTCCCTGCATTCATCGCCGAACATCCTGGCTGGTTTGAAACGCTCGCGTTGCCCGATCCTACGCTCGCAACAACCTTTCTGACCATCTTTGGAGGACTTTCCATCCTTATT GCAGGCTGGATGGTCTCCGATAAATTGAAAAAGTTCAGCCCCATCAAAACGACAGGGCCGTTGAGCCCTGCTACAGCACGCATTTTACCCTCGGTGTTCATTGTCGCCTACGCCACGTTTATGGGGACAGCATTCCCAGGG GGTCTtgtcctcctccttcttcctgctgcATTTCTTCAAATTATTCTTGCTCGGGTGTTCCGCCTTCGCTCCGTCACACGAGCGCTCA actTCGTCCCCGACTCTGCAAAGCCCCTACacgccgtgcatgcagacattCTGCGTCAGCGAGTCCCTGAGCTGGTGAAGGAATGGGAGAAACTTGCTGCGGCAAAGAACATTTCTCCTCGCAAGATGGGGAAGGGCATCGTTGCGTTGTGGAAAGAAAAGTGTATGGATCCGAAATTCCAGTCTCTCCTGAAGAACAGcaagcaacagagagactTTCGAGGGCGGGAGGGAGGTGCAGCGCGTCCGTCAACGATGCTGCGTCCGAACGCCGGGTTCCAGAGAGACTATTTTTGA
- a CDS encoding hypothetical protein (encoded by transcript TGME49_312420~Predicted trans-membrane domain (TMHMM2.0):6-26), giving the protein MAILRLSFVFSLSLLIALYSVWQHMLHARASKPAVLRKLPGASELLRSLSGSSISAWRRVRAVFHETLVLTDVDDTLWSSGAWRLGGKTLGGVDEDLSRGQTYPGIGALYFLLSAGPHVTAAPVNKFLPTCPVPLVSPLFETCQVGDARRSLAGATGRVTDTWVFGGGERAKELQDSRRKPAEKRPLLPPRVGLLTARASSAAMRSFTRSPSFYAAVTAALIHGARQIYGPGVDDWGRVRFENNMELLRDVIGGQHSRGRGKVSGFKEALERFPKQTPVFVGDSGERDVEAAAGMALFAQEKLAAVFVHVVFSNWENENPDEIEQAIAAPRATPFNLRFNNRRIPALQLAYDVQANLHPSDPKPESFAALSDTHLYSAGMRVASVMKPLMIAYGHQSRRQRAKPTERHDRRTNKDEEGIGDIVALPIFFLKFRDLTVKRSMSVRRQTTSNPFRKLYSHLSTGLKNSVSKVVDLWAEEEQLRSYTDLRTVPADELGVSSDPGVPFIPYRTALGAGISAFILEMITFQDLINLAVSSIRDFRSLGPPQSCAQQQGLEDLYFDLRYMLEVTGEALQSVHVENRAIFEDGVAAMRTFHTKAVDACIPSGPAEPWTVGEEIGACLALFRTPRAAASPPRDPTDSLPEAAGLGDIPHAVLPLARVVCTFVDQLKHWRSAGADETEVLSLEFSVALNEAVDMSNRPFGIGGQPVTSLANLSGDSTSREVPRPSGTLRMESLPMSPLRDADVASVFPRSLRSRPTSGTVNLSLPIPPGSPGNSSFPQVSLTGQPGDEADARPSGRGNESNFVSSSGFSPLSATSPASDPAPMSPDRAHLYWTKEAERQNVERRSSGAIATSTQAPAASRDLPDSLQIEGTVDSPSSFQSRGASADRQRPQGRIEDGAFASPFLPGLSTTAGPSGQGRTSVDLVRSGALSSRLNAASGAALGDVISAAPSDCPFGGLRKLLATMRPICEHQKKLLGDASPCALMSHLLYEEGLMHIFATVTAWYEDGAREPLYITKMHLTLDPAEAKLETLRKRESDNFAHLGMGVLKRGRGHSTYDIDRLQANHREFARSYPGFKNLSCNPFEA; this is encoded by the exons ATGGCGATCCTCCGTCTTTCCTtcgtgttctctctctcgttgctCATCGCTCTGTATTCGGTGTGGCAGCATatgctgcatgcacgggcGTCCAAGCCAGCCGTGTTGAGGAAGCTGCCTGGCGCGAGTGAGCTCCTCCGATCTCTTTCGGGTTCGAGTATCTCTGCGTGGAGGCGCGTCCGCGCTGTGTTTCACGAAACGCTCGTTTTGACAGATGTCGACGACACACTGTGGTCCTCGGGGGCCTGGCGGTTGGGGGGGAAGACTCTCGGGGGAGTTGACGAGGACCTCTCTAGGGGTCAAACGTACCCCGGTATAGGGGCTCTCTacttccttctttctgcagGACCGCACGTGACAGCAGCTCCTGTCAACAAGTTCCTGCCGACTTGTCCGGTGCCCCTCGTCTCCCCGCTGTTCGAGACCTGCCAAGTGGGAGACGCGCGGAGGTCGCTGGCCGGAGCAACCGGCCGAGTCACAGACACTTGGGTGTTTGGAGGCGgggaaagagcgaaggaatTGCAGGACTCTCGGAGGAagcctgcagagaagagaccgcTGCTCCCGCCTCGCGTTGGGCTACTGACAGCCCGGGCGTCCAGTGCAGCCATGAGATCTTTCACGCGATCCCCGTCGTTCTACGCGGCCGTCACCGCCGCACTCATTCATGGAGCAAGACAGATCTACGGCCCCGGAGTCGACGACTGGGGACGCGTGCGTTTTGAGAATAACATGGAACTTCTTCGAGATGTGATTGGCGGCCAACACTCGCGAGGCCGGGGGAAAGTCAGTGGCTTCAAGGAGGCCCTCGAAAGGTTTCCTAAACAAACGCCAGTCTTTGTCGGAGACTCTGGCGAACGAGACGTCGAAGCGGCAGCGGGGATGGCTCTCTTTGCACAGGAGAAACTCGCAGCCGTCTTCGTCCATGTCGTCTTCAGTAATTGGGAAAATGAAAATCCGGATGAGATCGAGCAAGCAATCGCGGCTCCGAGAGCTACTCCTTTCAACCTCAG ATTCAACAATCGGCGGATTCCAGCCCTGCAGCTGGCATACGACGTCCAGGCGAACTTGCATCCCAGCGATCCGAAACCAGAAAGTTTCGCGGCGCTTTCAGACACACATTTATATTCTGCAGGCATGCGCGTGGCGAGTGTCATGAAGCCGCTCATGATTGCGTACGGCCACCAGAGCCGGCGGCAAAGGGCGAAGCCTacggagagacacgacaGGAGGACGAACAAGGATGAGGAAGGCATTGGAGACATTGTGGCGCTTCCTATCTTTTTCCTCAAATTTCGGGATTTGACTGTGAAACGAAGTATGTCGGTTAGGCGGCAAACGACTTCAAACCCGTTCAGGAAGCTGTACTCCCACCTCTCCACGGGGTTGAAAAACAGTGTCTCCAAGGTGGTCGACCTATGGGCTGAGGAAGAAC AACTCCGCAGCTATACGGACCTTCGCACAGTTCCCGCTGACGAGTTAGGCGTCAGTAGCGATCCAGGCGTTCCGTTCATCCCGTACAGAACGGCATTGGGGGCTGGTATATCGGCGTTCATTCTCGAAATGATTACGTTCCAAGATTTAATCAACTTGGCGGTGTCTTCGATCCGAGACTTCCGGTCCCTAGGCCCGCCTCAGTCGTGCGCCCAGCAGCAGGGTTTGGAGGATTTGTATTTTGACCTGAGGTACATGCTGGAGGTCACCGGGGAGGCCTTGCAGTCGGTACATGTGGAGAATCGAGCGATTTTCGAAGACGGGGTCGCGGCGATGCGAACCTTTCACACCAAAGctgtcgacgcatgcatcccATCGGGTCCGGCCGAGCCCTGGACTGTGGGCGAAGAAATCGGCGCCTGTCTCGCGCTGTTCCGAACTCCGCGGGCAGCTGCGAGCCCCCCCAGGGACCCCACAGACAGCCTCCCAGAGGCGGCAGGCTTAGGCGACATCCCGCATGCGGTTCTGCCGCTTGCGCGAGTGGTGTGCACTTTCGTGGATCAACTGAAGCACTGGCGAAGCGCGGGTGCTGACGAGACTGAGGTATTGAGTTTGGAATTCTCAGTCGCGTTGAATGAAGCGGTGGACATGAGCAACAGACCGTTCGGCATCGGCGGACAGCCAGTGACGAGTCTAGCCAACCTCTCTGGAGACAGCACCTCCCGCGAAGTTCCAAGGCCCTCTGGAACTTTGCGTATGGAATCACTTCCCATGTCTCCGCTACGCGACGCGGACGTcgcgtctgtgtttcctcgaTCGCTGCGTTCTCGCCCAACGTCTGGCACCGTGAATCTTTCGTTGCCAATACCACCTGGCTCGCCGGGAaactcttcgtttcctcagGTCTCCCTCACGGGTCAGCCTGGTGATGAGGCAGATGCAAGGCCATCTGGACGAGGCAACGAGTCCaacttcgtttcttcgtcgggATTCTCGCCGCTGTCCGCCACCTCTCCCGCCTCAGACCCCGCACCGATGTCCCCGGATCGGGCGCATCTCTATTGGACAAAAGAGGCAGAACGTCAAAACGTCGAACGCCGAAGTTCCGGAGCTATCGCGACATCAACTCAAGCCCCGGCTGCATCTCGGGATCTACCGGACTCACTGCAGATAGAAGGAACGGTAGATTCTCCTTCGTCGTTCCAGAGTCGAGGCGCCTCCGCAGATCGTCAGAGGCCTCAGGGTCGGATCGAGGACGGCGCCtttgcttctccgttcttgCCTGGCCTGTCGACTACGGCAGGGCCATCGGGACAGGGACGAACCTCGGTGGATCTCGTGCGAAGCGGAGCGCTTAGCTCGCGTCTTAACGCGGCCTCTGGGGCAGCTCTTGGCGATGTTATCAGCGCCGCGCCGAGCGACTGTCCATTCGGGGGGCTCAGGAAGTTGCTGGCTACAATGCGCCCAATCTGCGAGCACCAAAAGAAGCTTCTTGGAGATGCCTCGCCGTGTGCATTGATGTCACACCTTCTCTACGAAGAGGGTCTGATGCACATCTTCGCCACAGTCACGGCGTGGTACGAAGACGGCGCTCGCGAGCCTCTTTACATCACGAAAATGCACCTCACTCTGGATCCGGCGGAAGCCAAATTAG AGAcgctgaggaagagagaaagcgacaatTTCGCGCATTTGGGTATGGGCGTCTTGAAACGCGGCAGGGGGCACAGCACCTACGATATTGACCGGCTGCAGGCGAACCATCGCGAGTTCGCTCGGTCCTACCCTGGGTTCAAGAATCTTTCGTGCAACCCCTTCGAGGCGTGA
- a CDS encoding hypothetical protein (encoded by transcript TGME49_312410), with the protein MTALSSSCPLDSASCSGTVVTYIVPTDGPVRRICRSSSSSSSSASSSSASSSASSSFCSSTNPAEGSSALDFRKRSLEEEGEKGASQAGWKVKTFRGSVGASDGSDASLDAGAGGSIKQVTEGKYEGGLALWECTWDLVRFLLKLRRSDLQDAHVLDLGCGHGLAGLLMIQRGAGAVVFQDLNEEVLLSVTAPTVALNMETADEVSMKTMHAAKHHKMRLCRRGPDRHADAPSVSAGCPAVSSLRLPENCLLLPASWEAFPSLCCSCSCSCSEADPLASASNAFPSPCALASAPSPSPEGGFRQNRSEAQFDWILASECIYRPKLFETLRQLFKTRLKRGSGKAVVAGKRYYFGLGGGTLPFLHFLRKAESEERERRRAAKGMKECQERQQGTESVTSSEGSTQTDVCMEDRTYQDSDGGTDDELEVSVALAIEDKTSNVRDILLIEKKNRNTGSS; encoded by the exons ATGACCGCTCTCTCGTCATCCTGTCCTCTCGACTCTGCCTCATGTTCGGGGACTGTTGTCACTTACATTGTCCCGACTGATGGACCTGTTCGGCGGATCTGTCGTTCTTCATCATCATCATCATCATCAGCATCATCatcatctgcttcttcatctgcttcGTCATCTTTCTGCTCGTCAACAAATCCAGCAGAAGGGTCGTCCGCTTTAGATTTCAGGAAGAGAAGCctagaagaagaaggggagaagggagCTTCTCAGGCTGGATGGAAAGTCAAGACATTTCGAGGCAGCGTCGGAGCCTCAGATGGTTCGGACGCCTCTCTGGACGCTGGCGCAGGAGGCTCGATTAAACAG GTGACTGAGGGGAAGTACGAAGGCGGCCTGGCTCTTTGGGAGTGCACTTGGGATCTCGTCAGATTTCTTCTAAAACTCAGAAGATCCGATTTGCAGGACGCCCATGTGCTTGACCTAG GGTGTGGGCATGGACTGGCGGGGCTGCTCATGATTCAGAGAGGAGCGGGCGCTGTCGTGTTTCAAGACTTAAATGAGGAAGTCCTTTTAAGCGTCACCGCCCCGACAGTCGCGCTCAATatggagacagcagacgagGTATCCATGAAgacgatgcatgcagcgaagcATCACAAGATGCGGCTGTGCCGACGCGGGCCAGACAGGCATGCGGATGCTCCCTCTGTCTCAGCTGGGTGTCcagctgtttcttcgttgcgTCTTCCTGAAaactgtctgcttcttccggcGTCCTGGGAGGCCTTCCCCTCGCTGTGTTGCTCGTGCAGCTGTTCATGTTCTGAGGCAGATCCTCTCGCCTCAGCTTCaaacgcgtttccttccccgTGTGCGCTGGCTTCCGCCCCCTCGCCTTCACCAGAAGGCGGCTTCCGACAGAATCGGAGCGAGGCGCAGTTCGACTGGATTCTCGCCTCGGAGTGTATATACAGACCAAAGCTGTTCGAGACCCTGCGGCAGCTCTTCAAGACGCGACTGAAGCGCGGATCAGGGAAGGCCGTGGTTGCGGGGAAAAG GTACTACTTTGGTCTCGGCGGCGGCACACTGCCCTTTCTACACTTTCTACGCAAggccgagagcgaagagagagagcggcgacggGCGGCGAAGGGGATGAAAGAATGCCAAGAAAGGCAGCAAGGAACAGAGAGTGTAACAAGCTCAGAAGGGAGCACTCAGACCGACGTTTGCATGGAGGACAGGACCTATCAAGACTCTGATGGTGGAACGGACGACGAGCTCGAAGTGTCCGTGGCACTAGCTATCGAGGATAAAACTTCCAATGTCCGCGACATTCTCCTGattgaaaagaaaaacagaaacacggGTTCATCGTAA
- a CDS encoding exosomal 3'-5' exoribonuclease complex subunit, putative (encoded by transcript TGME49_312400), with translation MLFIVVESVSQQRRRSTKLRTQEHQFSFGVSLLFLPCLPSPFKRLFSRPVDSFPIAKANALVNRHGKERIISLSLRQSLQLFSSLSSCLLLIRYRPSSEPPCCFSCFLPLLFVLASLPFSCLGRFSRPPLCLSPSVSLALAVLLDLSLTLLISRTSPPDFPSSSALPVCPPGVCLSVSFFRFLMAPTPAGASSGPSSPAVFLPGDMLLRIVPSASPSESRRAIERLSQVEEQFDFSSPVAAAARCASAGSRELTASAPCAFVESSPLYPYSPSYIRGSQKRYEPVEGDVVVGIVSGKKNEAYTVNIRARGDGSLPLVSSFEGATRRHKPELRRGSLILCRVERASPELGAELTCIDPNCKKSWTSQEKLLGELEGGFVLDVPAPLAISLSSPHCFLLESLGERLAFEIASGANGRVWIRAKDAGDAILIGNILVACYGKERHVMQAIINTLVSKRQES, from the exons ATGCTTTTCATTGTTGTTGAAAGTGTTTCCCAACAACGGAGGCGTTCGACCAAGTTGCGCACCCAGGAGCATCAATTTTCTTTTGGCGTcagtctccttttcctcccctGCTTACCTTCACCTTTTAAgcgccttttttctcgtcctgtTGACTCGTTTCCTATCGCAAAGGCAAACGCCCTCGTGAATCGCCATGGCAAAGAGAGAATAATCTCGTTATCTCTACGACAGTCTCttcagcttttttcttctctgtcttcgtgtctcctATTGATTCGCTACCGCCCCTCCAGTGAACCACCCTGCTGCTTTTcgtgtttccttcctctgctcttcgtCTTAGCcagtctccctttctcctgcttgggccgtttctctcgtccacctctctgtctgtcaccgtctgtctctctcgctctcgctgtgCTGCTTGACCTCTCCCTTACCCTGTTGATTTCTCGGACTTCCCCTCCTGACTTCCCCTCCTCGTCTGCCCTACCCGTCTGCCCTCCCggtgtttgtctctctgtctcctttttccgcTTTCTGATGGCTCCGACGCCTGCGGGGGCCTCCTCAGGTCCATCTTCCCCTGCAGTGTTTTTGCCCGGAGACATGTTGCTTCGGATTGTCccctcggcttctccgtcAGAGTCGAGGCGCGCTATCGAGCGATTGTCTCAAGTAGAAGAACAATTtgatttctcttctcctgtcgctGCAGCGGCACGCTGCGCGTCTGCAGGGTCTCGAGAACTCACAGCCTCTGCTCCCTGTGCCTTTGTCGAGAGCTCGCCTCTCTATCCGTATTCTCCGTCATATATTCGGGGAAGCCAGAAACGCTACGAGCCTGTAGAAGGCGACGTCGTTGTGGGCATCGTCTCCGGAAAGAAAAATGAGGCCTACACG GTGAACATTCGCGCTCGCGGCGACGGGTCGCTGCCTCTGGTGTCGAGCTTCGAGGGAGCTACACGTCGGCACAAACCGGAGCTGCGTCGCGGAAGTTTGATTCTCTGTCGAGTAGAGAGAGCGTCGCCTGAGCTGGGCGCTGAGCTCACTTGCATAGACCCCAACTGCAAGAAATCGTGGACTTCTCAAGAAAAGCTCCTTGGCGAACTTGAGGGTGGCTTCGTTCTCGATGTTCCCGCGCCTCTCGCCATCAG cctctcttcgcctcaTTGTTTTCTGCTCGAGAGTCTCGGGGAGAGACTTGCATTCGAAATCGCTTCGGGAGCGAACGGCCGCGTGTGGATTCGCGCCAAGGATGCCGGCGACGCGATTCTCATTGGTAACATTTTAGTTGCATGCTACggcaaggagagacacgtGATGCAGGCGATCATCAACACTCTCGTGTCTAAACGGCAAGAATCGTAG
- a CDS encoding hypothetical protein (encoded by transcript TGME49_312390) has product MPRGSHRGGVFPVSGLTWGMNRPYLKRGLYQHRRDHIFTPRWGTRTANFNPSALPDGSTRRWENDAFKAWPLYGLPHHVKLYAVNEARYLVPAARCTAGPEITQYILNQLDPGGAGRNCSGIGRPDVRLPLAKPAAPSTTHLPRHLVQIARHVMGEAGEKVRRKALSFASTLSDQGFSPDVFDPFGTPLSERSRIKRLYNLVCEADSWRVKPDSRGGKGSVPAEAVNAFPFVDEKAALVRDLPLAEILYSRHTHRLQSRRHPFWIDMGYKKRIVRIPYLYRRRVAKEEAQEREFGLSRAHGSPL; this is encoded by the exons ATGCCAAGAGGCAGCCACAGAGGGGGagtcttccccgtctccgGCCTGACCTGGGGCATGAATCGGCCCTACCTGAAACGGGGACTCTACCAGCATCGGAGAGATCACATTTTCACACCTCGCTGGGGAACGAGAACGGCAAATTTTAATCCATCTGCTCTGCCTGACGGCAGCACACGGAGATGGGAGAACGACGCCTTCAAAGCCTGGCCTCTATACG GCCTTCCTCACCACGTCAAGCTCTACGCAGTGAACGAGGCGAGGTATCTCGTCCCTGCAGCTCGCTGTACAGCCGGTCCCGAGATTACTCAGTACATTCTCAATCAACTAGATCCTGGAGGAGCCGGGCGAAACTGCAGTGGCATCGGGAGACCGGATGTGCGGCTGCCGCTGGCGAAGCCT GCTGCCCCTTCGACGACTCACCTGCCTCGGCACCTCGTGCAGATCGCGCGCCATGTCATGGGtgaagcgggagagaaagtTCGACGCAAGGCTCTCTCGTTTGCGTCGACTCTCTCCGATCAAGGATTCTCTCCCGATGTCTTCGATCCCTTTGGAACTCCGCTGTCAGAGCGCAGCCG AATAAAGCGGCTGTACAACCTCGTCTGTGAGGCGGATTCATGGAGAGTCAAGCCCGACTCGCGAGGCGGGAAGGGCAGTGTCCCTGCAGAGGCTGTTAATGCGTTTCCTTTCGTCGACGAGAAGGCTGCACTTGTCCGCGACCTTCCGCTTGCAGAAATCCTTTATTCTCGCCACACCCATCGCCTGCAAAGCCGTCGACATCCGTTCTGGATTGACATGGGCTACAAGAAACGCATAGTGCGAATTCCCTACCTCTATAG GCGTCGTgtggcgaaggaagaagctcAGGAAAGAGAGTTTGGTCTCTCCCGCGCGCACGGGTCTCCACTGTGA